CAACGAGTACCTCAGAAGCCAGAAGGTTCGGCAGGCCATCAGCCTGGCGATCAACCGCCGGGCCATCGTGGACAGCTTCTGGTATGGCCTGGGCGTCACGGACACCAGCATCGTGCCCCCGCCCCTGAAGTGGGCCACCAGCGCTGACGTTCCCGCCGATTACCGGTTCGACCCAGCCGCCGCAAAGAAACTGCTGGCGGAAGCGGGTTACCCGAACGGGTTCTCGATTGACCTGTGGTACATGCCCATCACGCGCAGCTACTTTCCGAACCCCAAGGCCAGCGCCGAGGCCATGGCCGCCGACCTCGCGGACGTGGGCATTAAAGTCAACCTGAAAACCGAGGACTGGGCCAAGTACCTGGAAGACCTGTTCGGCGGCAAACTTTCGATGTACCAGATTGGCCTGATCGGTGATTACGGCGACCCGGACTACTTTTACGGCGCGCTGTACAACCCCACCAGCACCAACGACATCGGCTGGAACGCCCCCGAAGTCGGGCAACTGCTGGAACAGGCCCGGGCCGGCCTGACCCGCGAAGCGCGCGCCCGGCTGTACGCCCAGGTTCACGAACTGACGTACAACGCTGCCTACCGCCTGCCCCTGGTGCACAGCCAGTCGGTGGCCGCCGCCCGCAGCTACGTGAAAGGCTGGGTGCTCAGCCCCTTTTCGGGCGAACCGTACAACACGGTGTCCCTGGTCGGGAAGAAGTAATAAGAATTCCGGCCCTTCAGTTATGAAATCACTGGGCAACCCGACTGGAAGGAGAAGAAAAAGCGTCCAGAAGCGCGCCGTCCCAGGCTGACTTTGCCCTGTGGGCGCCAGCGTACACTACAGGGCATGAGTGATCTGCTTGATGTCGTGCGTGGCCTCTCGAAAAAAACCGACAGCAAAATCGTGCTGGTGGTGCTGGACGGCGTGGGCGGCCTGCCGCTGGAACTGAACGGTGAAACCGAACTGGCCACCGCCAGAACCCCCAACCTCGACGCCCTGGCGGCAGAATCGCAACTGGGCCTGGTGGAACTGGTCGGCGCGGGCATCACGCCCGGCAGCGGCCCCGGTCACCTCAGCCTGTTCGGGTACGATCCCCTGAAGTACGTGGTGGGGCGGGGGGCCCTGAGCGCGGTGGGCATCGGCGTGAAGTTGAACGCGGGGGACGTGGCCGTGCGCGGGAACTTTGCCACGCTCGGCACTGACCGGATCGTGGACGACCGCCGTGCCGGGCGACCCACCGACGAGAAGAACGTGGAGATCGTGGCGAAACTGAAGGCCGCCATTCCCAGCATCGACGGCATTCCGGTGGAGATCTACACCGAGTCCGAGCACCGCTTCGTGGTGGTCTTCCGTGCCCAGAATGGCGAGGCGCTGGGCGCGAACATCGGGGACGTCGACCCGCAGGTGACCGGCGTGCAGCCCATGACCGCCACCGCGCACGACCCCGCCAGCGAGAAAACGGCGGCGCTGGTCAACGCTTTCGTGGGGCAGGCCGAGGCGACTCTGAAAGACGAACCTCAGGTGAACGGCGTGCTGTTCCGTGGCTACAGCGACGTGCCGCACTTCCCCAGTTTCGCGGACGTTTACAAGCTGAACGCCGCCTGCATCGCCAGTTACCCCATGTACAAGGGCCTGGCCAGCCTGGTGGGCATGGACGTCCTGCCAGTCGAAGGTCACGAGGACGCGCTGGAAGGCAAAATCCAGGCCCTGACCGAGAACTGGGCCAGGTACGACTTCTTCTTCCTGCATATCAAGAAAACCGACAGCACCGGCGAGGACGGCAACTTCACGGAAAAAGCCCACAAGGTCGAGCTGTTCGACGAATTGCTGCCTGCCATCCTGGCCCTCAAACCCGACGTGCTGGGCCTCGTGGGCGACCACAGCACACCCAGCAAACTGCTGAGCCACAGCTGGCACCCGGTGCCGTTCCTGATCCACGGCGGCCACGGTCGTTTCGACCCGGCTCAGCGCTTCACGGAAACCGAGGCCCTGAAAGGCACGCTGGGCCTGCGCCGGGGCACCGACGTGATGCCGCTGCTGATGGCCAACGCTCTGAAACTGAACAAGTACGGCGCTTAAGCCCAGGAGCTGGCGCCTTTCCTCAATTCTTCATGATGCCGTGTTCAGCCCCGGGTCAGCTTCGGGCGGCAGGGTGAGAGTATGCGTAAGTTCCTTCTTCTCGCCGTCCTGACGGCCGCGCCAGCCTCGGCGCAGACGCTCAGCGTGAATATCGACGCCAGTGTGCAGTTTCCGCCGGTGGTGCAATCGGCGGCCAACCTGGTGAACCTGCTGTCGCAGGGGGTGCAGGTGTCTTTCCTGACGCCCACCGCGCAGCCCGCCGCCACCCTGAACCAGACGGGCGGAATCCGTATTACGGGCGTGTCCCCGCAGGCGGCCCCCCTGACTCAGGTGCAGGTCGCGACGCCCATTCCCGGCACCACGCAGTACGTCAAGGAAATTTACCCGCTGGCCCAGCCGCTCAAC
The Deinococcus fonticola genome window above contains:
- a CDS encoding 2,3-bisphosphoglycerate-independent phosphoglycerate mutase yields the protein MSDLLDVVRGLSKKTDSKIVLVVLDGVGGLPLELNGETELATARTPNLDALAAESQLGLVELVGAGITPGSGPGHLSLFGYDPLKYVVGRGALSAVGIGVKLNAGDVAVRGNFATLGTDRIVDDRRAGRPTDEKNVEIVAKLKAAIPSIDGIPVEIYTESEHRFVVVFRAQNGEALGANIGDVDPQVTGVQPMTATAHDPASEKTAALVNAFVGQAEATLKDEPQVNGVLFRGYSDVPHFPSFADVYKLNAACIASYPMYKGLASLVGMDVLPVEGHEDALEGKIQALTENWARYDFFFLHIKKTDSTGEDGNFTEKAHKVELFDELLPAILALKPDVLGLVGDHSTPSKLLSHSWHPVPFLIHGGHGRFDPAQRFTETEALKGTLGLRRGTDVMPLLMANALKLNKYGA